A DNA window from Buttiauxella agrestis contains the following coding sequences:
- the nlpD gene encoding murein hydrolase activator NlpD, whose translation MSAGSPTFTLRRIAALSLVSLWLAGCTSNNSQAPISSVGGNSNASSSSSGGMLVTQPPKMSTQSQTPQIQPVQQQPTIQPMQTQPQPVVSTPVQTQNGHIVYNRKYGDIPKGSYTGGSTYTVKRGDTLFYIAWITGNDFRDLAQRNSIPAPYGLNVGQTLQIGNASGTPITGGNAVTTADASAQGVAPTPVQNSTTVVASKPVITYSEDSGEQSANKMLPNNKGTATTVTAPVTAPVVSSTTTVPTASSTSDSAPISTWRWPTEGKVIENFSATEGGNKGIDIAGSKGQAVVATASGRVVYAGNALRGYGNLIIIKHNDDYLSAYAHNDTMLVREQQEITAGQKIATMGSTGTSSTRLHFEIRYKGKSVNPLRYLPQR comes from the coding sequence ATGAGCGCGGGAAGCCCAACTTTTACTTTACGCCGTATTGCAGCGTTATCGCTGGTGAGCCTGTGGCTAGCTGGATGTACCAGCAATAACAGCCAGGCGCCTATCAGTTCTGTAGGCGGCAACAGCAATGCCAGCAGCAGTTCTTCCGGTGGCATGCTGGTAACCCAGCCACCGAAAATGTCCACCCAAAGCCAGACTCCACAAATTCAGCCGGTGCAGCAGCAACCGACGATCCAGCCGATGCAAACGCAGCCGCAGCCGGTGGTTTCAACGCCAGTGCAAACTCAAAACGGCCACATCGTTTATAACCGCAAATATGGCGATATCCCTAAAGGTAGCTATACCGGCGGCAGCACTTATACCGTTAAACGTGGCGACACGCTTTTCTACATCGCGTGGATTACCGGGAACGATTTCCGTGATTTAGCCCAGCGCAACAGTATACCGGCACCGTATGGCCTGAACGTGGGTCAAACGCTACAAATCGGGAACGCTTCGGGTACGCCAATCACCGGTGGCAATGCCGTGACTACGGCAGATGCCAGCGCACAAGGCGTTGCGCCTACGCCTGTGCAAAATAGCACCACAGTGGTTGCTTCTAAACCTGTAATTACGTATTCTGAGGATTCAGGTGAACAGAGTGCTAACAAAATGTTGCCGAATAATAAAGGGACTGCGACAACTGTCACAGCACCGGTTACGGCACCTGTGGTTAGCTCTACGACTACTGTACCAACTGCCAGCAGCACGTCCGATAGCGCGCCAATTTCGACCTGGCGTTGGCCGACTGAAGGCAAGGTTATTGAGAACTTCTCTGCTACCGAAGGTGGCAATAAAGGGATCGATATCGCAGGCAGCAAAGGCCAGGCTGTTGTTGCTACCGCCTCCGGGCGTGTGGTTTATGCCGGTAACGCGCTGCGTGGTTACGGTAATCTAATCATCATTAAACATAACGATGATTACCTGAGTGCCTACGCCCATAACGATACAATGCTGGTCCGGGAACAACAAGAAATCACGGCGGGGCAGAAGATAGCTACCATGGGTAGCACCGGAACCAGTTCAACACGTTTACATTTTGAAATTCGTTACAAGGGGAAATCCGTCAACCCGCTGCGTTACTTGCCGCAGCGATAA
- the rpoS gene encoding RNA polymerase sigma factor RpoS — translation MSQNTLKVNELNEDAEYDENGVEVFDEKVLVEEEPSDNDIAEEELLSQGATQRVLDATQLYLGEIGYSPLLTAEEEVYFARRALRGDIASRRRMIESNLRLVVKIARRYSNRGLALLDLIEEGNLGLIRAVEKFDPERGFRFSTYATWWIRQTIERAIMNQTRTIRLPIHIVKELNVYLRTARELSHKLDHEPSAEEIAEQLDKPVDDVSRMLRLNERITSVDTPLGGDSEKALLDILADEKDNGPEDTTQDDDMKQSIVKWLFELNAKQREVLARRFGLLGYEAATLEDVGREIGLTRERVRQIQVEGLRRLREILQTQGLNIEALFRE, via the coding sequence ATGAGTCAGAATACGCTGAAAGTTAACGAGTTAAATGAAGACGCGGAATATGATGAGAATGGAGTTGAGGTCTTTGACGAAAAAGTCCTCGTAGAAGAGGAACCCAGTGATAACGACATTGCCGAAGAGGAGTTGTTGTCACAGGGGGCCACTCAGCGTGTGCTTGACGCGACTCAGCTTTATCTTGGGGAGATTGGTTATTCCCCATTATTGACAGCCGAAGAAGAGGTGTATTTTGCCCGCCGCGCTCTGCGTGGTGATATCGCTTCCCGCCGTCGCATGATTGAAAGTAACTTGCGTCTGGTGGTTAAGATTGCCCGTCGTTATAGCAATCGCGGTCTGGCTCTGCTGGACTTGATTGAAGAGGGTAATCTGGGGCTGATTCGTGCCGTTGAGAAATTTGACCCAGAACGTGGGTTCCGTTTTTCAACGTATGCAACATGGTGGATTCGTCAGACCATCGAACGGGCAATCATGAACCAAACCCGTACGATTCGTTTGCCGATTCATATCGTGAAAGAGCTGAACGTTTATCTGCGTACTGCTCGCGAACTCTCTCACAAGCTTGACCATGAGCCGAGTGCGGAAGAGATTGCCGAGCAACTGGATAAACCGGTTGATGATGTTAGCCGTATGCTGCGTCTCAACGAGCGCATTACTTCAGTCGACACCCCGTTGGGTGGCGATTCTGAAAAAGCGCTGCTGGATATTCTGGCTGACGAAAAAGACAACGGCCCGGAAGACACCACACAAGACGACGATATGAAACAAAGTATCGTTAAGTGGTTGTTTGAACTGAACGCCAAACAGCGTGAAGTGCTGGCTCGTCGTTTTGGACTGCTAGGCTATGAAGCTGCAACACTGGAAGATGTGGGCCGTGAAATCGGCCTGACTCGTGAACGTGTTCGTCAGATTCAGGTTGAAGGTCTGCGTCGTCTGCGTGAAATTTTGCAGACGCAAGGTCTGAATATCGAAGCATTGTTCCGCGAGTAA
- the mutS gene encoding DNA mismatch repair protein MutS, which translates to MSTTENFDAHTPMMQQYLRLKAEHRDILLFYRMGDFYELFYDDAKRASQLLDISLTKRGASAGEPIPMAGVPHHAIENYLAKLVNLGESAAICEQIGDPATSKGPVERKVVRIVTPGTISDEALLQERQDNLLAAIWQDGKGFGYATLDISSGRFRLSEPEDIETMAAELQRTNPAELLYAEDFAETRLIEGRRGLRRRPLWEFEISTARQQMNMQFGTRDLTGFGVENAHHALCAAGCLLQYVKDTQRTSLPHIRSVTMDRQQDSIIMDAATRRNLEITQNLSGGFENTLASVLDCTVTPMGSRMLKRWLHMPIRNVDVLQKRQQTIAALQDRSAEIQPVLRQVGDLERILARLALRTARPRDLARMRHAFQQLPELRQLLADVPTDYVQTLRENMGEFTELRELLERAVVESPPVLVRDGGVIAPGYHEELDEWRALADGATDYLDKLEIREREKLGLDTLKVGFNGVHGYYIQISRSQSHHAPIHYVRRQTLKNAERYIIPELKEYEDKVLTSKGKALALEKQLYDQLFDALLPHLEALQQSATALAELDVLVNLAERAYSLNYTCPQLSDKPGIKVVGGRHPVVEQVLSEPFIANPLSLAPQRRMLIITGPNMGGKSTYMRQSALIVLLAYIGSFVPAQQAEIGPIDRIFTRVGAADDLASGRSTFMVEMTETANILHNATEHSLVLMDEIGRGTSTYDGLSLAWACAESLANRIKAMTLFATHYFELTTLPEKMEGVANVHLDAIEHGDTIAFMHSVQDGAASKSYGLAVAALAGVPKEVIKRARQKLRELETLSNNTAATQVDGTQMSLLSVAEETSPAVEALEALDPDSLSPRKALEWIYRLKSLV; encoded by the coding sequence ATGAGTACAACGGAAAACTTCGACGCCCATACCCCAATGATGCAGCAGTACCTGCGCCTCAAAGCAGAACATCGCGACATCTTGTTGTTCTATCGCATGGGTGACTTTTACGAGTTGTTTTATGACGATGCAAAACGTGCGTCTCAACTGCTTGATATTTCCCTGACCAAACGCGGCGCATCCGCCGGGGAACCGATTCCTATGGCTGGCGTGCCACATCACGCCATCGAAAACTATTTAGCTAAGCTTGTGAATCTGGGTGAATCTGCCGCCATTTGCGAACAGATTGGCGATCCGGCCACCAGCAAAGGGCCTGTCGAGCGCAAAGTCGTGCGCATCGTTACGCCAGGCACTATCAGCGATGAAGCCCTGCTGCAAGAGCGCCAGGACAACCTGCTAGCCGCCATCTGGCAAGACGGCAAAGGCTTCGGGTATGCCACGCTCGATATCAGCTCCGGGCGTTTTCGCCTGTCCGAGCCAGAAGATATCGAAACCATGGCCGCCGAACTTCAGCGAACCAATCCTGCTGAACTGCTGTACGCAGAGGATTTTGCCGAAACGCGTTTGATTGAAGGCCGCCGCGGTTTACGTCGCCGCCCGCTGTGGGAATTTGAAATCTCTACAGCCCGTCAGCAGATGAATATGCAATTCGGCACCCGCGACCTCACCGGTTTTGGCGTCGAAAATGCCCATCACGCGTTATGTGCTGCTGGTTGCCTGTTGCAATACGTCAAAGACACGCAGCGTACTTCACTGCCGCACATCCGTTCAGTGACCATGGATCGCCAGCAAGACAGCATTATTATGGATGCCGCCACGCGCCGTAATCTGGAGATTACCCAGAACCTGTCTGGCGGCTTTGAAAACACGCTCGCCTCAGTGCTGGATTGCACCGTCACGCCGATGGGCAGCCGTATGCTGAAACGCTGGCTGCATATGCCGATTCGTAATGTTGATGTGCTGCAAAAACGCCAGCAGACCATCGCCGCTCTGCAAGACCGTAGCGCTGAAATTCAGCCGGTATTGCGTCAGGTCGGCGATCTCGAACGTATTCTGGCGCGCCTGGCGTTACGCACCGCGCGTCCGCGTGATTTAGCGCGTATGCGCCACGCATTCCAACAGTTACCGGAACTGCGTCAGTTACTGGCCGACGTCCCGACTGATTATGTACAAACGCTGCGTGAAAACATGGGCGAATTCACCGAATTGCGTGAATTGCTCGAGCGCGCGGTGGTGGAGTCGCCTCCTGTGCTGGTGCGCGATGGCGGCGTGATTGCGCCGGGTTATCACGAAGAGTTAGACGAGTGGCGTGCGCTGGCGGATGGCGCGACAGATTATCTCGATAAACTGGAAATCCGCGAGCGTGAAAAACTCGGTCTGGATACGTTGAAGGTCGGTTTCAACGGCGTGCACGGTTATTACATTCAGATTAGCCGCAGCCAGAGTCACCACGCGCCGATTCACTACGTGCGCCGCCAGACGCTGAAAAATGCCGAACGCTATATCATTCCTGAACTGAAAGAGTACGAAGACAAAGTTCTGACTTCCAAAGGGAAAGCATTAGCGCTCGAAAAACAACTCTACGATCAACTGTTCGACGCGTTGTTGCCTCATCTTGAAGCGTTGCAACAAAGTGCGACCGCTCTCGCGGAACTCGATGTGCTGGTGAACCTTGCTGAACGTGCCTACAGCCTGAACTACACCTGTCCGCAATTAAGCGATAAGCCTGGTATTAAAGTCGTCGGGGGCCGCCATCCGGTAGTTGAACAAGTGCTGAGCGAACCGTTTATCGCTAATCCGCTGAGCCTTGCTCCGCAACGCCGTATGCTGATTATTACTGGCCCGAACATGGGCGGTAAAAGTACCTATATGCGCCAGTCTGCGCTGATTGTGTTGCTGGCTTACATCGGCAGTTTTGTTCCCGCACAGCAGGCGGAAATTGGCCCAATCGACCGTATCTTCACCCGTGTCGGTGCCGCAGATGACCTGGCATCCGGGCGTTCGACCTTTATGGTGGAAATGACCGAAACCGCCAATATTCTGCATAACGCCACCGAACATAGTCTGGTGCTGATGGATGAAATTGGCCGTGGAACGTCCACGTATGATGGCTTGTCGCTCGCCTGGGCGTGCGCAGAAAGCCTGGCTAATCGCATCAAAGCCATGACGCTGTTCGCCACGCACTATTTTGAGCTGACAACGCTGCCTGAAAAAATGGAAGGTGTAGCGAACGTTCACCTTGATGCGATTGAACATGGCGACACCATTGCGTTTATGCACAGCGTGCAAGACGGTGCAGCGAGCAAAAGTTATGGCCTGGCCGTTGCCGCGCTGGCAGGTGTGCCAAAAGAAGTGATCAAACGTGCGCGTCAAAAACTGCGCGAGCTGGAAACGCTTTCTAACAACACCGCCGCGACACAGGTCGATGGAACACAGATGTCGCTGTTGTCTGTCGCAGAGGAAACCTCGCCTGCGGTTGAGGCGCTGGAAGCATTAGATCCGGACTCGCTGTCACCGCGTAAGGCGCTGGAGTGGATTTATCGCTTGAAGAGTCTGGTGTAG
- the mltB gene encoding lytic murein transglycosylase B, translating into MRYSVALLPLIVLLAACSSKPKTETPQQQAGTPSGGFLLQPQHDVFMQTGDFANNPEAEKFINKMVSEHGFDRQQLHEVLSQAKRLDYVLRLMDQQAPTTAPPPGPNGAWLRYRAKFITPDNVQNGVAFWNQYDDALKRAFQVYGVPPEIIVGIIGVETRWGRVMGKTRIIDALATLSFAYPRRAQYFSGELETFLLMARNEGDDPLALKGSFAGAMGYGQFMPSSFKEYAVDFNGDGHVNLWDPEDAIGSVANYFKGHGWVKGDLVAVPANGQVPGLANGFKTKYSVSALQQSGLTPQSSLGNHQEASLLRLDMGDRYQYWYGMPNFYTITRYNHSTHYAMAVWQLGQAVALARVQ; encoded by the coding sequence ATGCGTTACTCCGTCGCGTTACTTCCGCTTATTGTTTTGCTGGCCGCATGTAGCAGCAAACCGAAAACTGAAACTCCGCAGCAGCAAGCCGGCACGCCTTCGGGTGGTTTCCTGTTGCAGCCGCAGCATGATGTCTTTATGCAGACGGGGGATTTTGCCAATAATCCTGAAGCCGAGAAGTTCATCAATAAAATGGTGAGCGAGCATGGCTTTGACCGCCAGCAATTGCATGAAGTGCTTTCTCAGGCGAAAAGATTAGATTACGTGCTGCGTTTGATGGATCAACAAGCGCCAACCACCGCGCCGCCTCCGGGTCCAAATGGCGCATGGTTACGTTATCGCGCTAAGTTCATTACGCCAGATAACGTGCAAAATGGCGTCGCGTTCTGGAATCAATATGATGACGCGCTGAAACGTGCTTTCCAGGTTTACGGCGTGCCACCGGAAATTATCGTCGGAATTATCGGTGTGGAAACCCGCTGGGGCCGCGTGATGGGTAAAACGCGCATCATTGATGCACTGGCGACGTTGTCATTTGCTTATCCGCGTCGTGCGCAATACTTCTCGGGCGAACTGGAAACCTTCCTGCTGATGGCACGTAATGAAGGCGATGATCCGCTGGCATTGAAAGGTTCGTTTGCCGGGGCGATGGGCTACGGTCAGTTTATGCCATCCTCCTTTAAAGAATACGCGGTTGATTTCAACGGCGACGGCCATGTGAATTTATGGGATCCGGAAGACGCCATCGGCAGCGTCGCGAATTACTTTAAAGGTCACGGTTGGGTGAAGGGCGATTTAGTTGCGGTTCCGGCCAACGGCCAGGTCCCTGGGCTGGCGAACGGTTTCAAAACCAAATATTCGGTTTCTGCGTTGCAGCAGTCCGGACTTACCCCACAAAGTTCCCTGGGGAATCATCAGGAAGCCAGTTTGTTGCGCCTGGATATGGGTGACAGATACCAGTACTGGTACGGCATGCCGAACTTCTACACCATCACGCGCTACAACCACAGCACGCATTATGCGATGGCGGTCTGGCAGCTCGGTCAGGCAGTAGCGCTGGCTCGCGTTCAGTAA